One genomic region from uncultured Cohaesibacter sp. encodes:
- a CDS encoding TRAP transporter small permease: MQNQLKTIASIMGSLSTGALWLASLGLVMMTAFTAAQVFVRYVLNDSIVWSEPVSIVLMAWFIFLGAAVGIREGNHLSFDVLLIFVPDKVKTVFFTLSDLVVIGFGAGMVWYGGELMNSGWHIKIPTLGLPRAIDYMPLVVGGLLVVLFSLERLARRAAGLPTARFGETEIEE; encoded by the coding sequence GTGCAAAATCAACTTAAAACAATAGCCAGCATTATGGGCAGTTTGTCCACTGGAGCACTTTGGTTGGCGAGCCTGGGGCTGGTCATGATGACTGCCTTCACTGCTGCCCAGGTTTTCGTGCGCTACGTGCTGAATGATTCCATCGTCTGGAGCGAGCCGGTGTCCATCGTGTTGATGGCATGGTTCATCTTTCTTGGTGCGGCGGTCGGTATTCGCGAGGGTAACCATCTGAGCTTTGACGTGCTGCTTATTTTTGTCCCCGACAAGGTTAAAACCGTTTTCTTTACGCTCTCCGATCTTGTTGTGATCGGGTTTGGTGCCGGTATGGTCTGGTATGGTGGAGAATTGATGAATTCAGGCTGGCATATCAAGATTCCGACGTTGGGCTTGCCTCGTGCGATCGATTATATGCCGCTTGTTGTTGGTGGTCTTCTGGTGGTCCTTTTCTCGCTAGAGCGCCTTGCGCGCCGCGCTGCCGGTCTTCCGACTGCTCGCTTCGGCGAAACGGAAATTGAGGAGTAG
- a CDS encoding TRAP transporter substrate-binding protein, with the protein MIATASACEITLKSSDTHPDGYPTVEAVKYMGELLKERSDGRICVEVFHSAQLGEEKDSIEQTKFGVIDLNRVSTGPFNNIVEETKVVSLPYIFKSVDHMHRVVDGPIGEDILKGFEPEGFIGLTYYDGGARSFYNSVKPIKSIDDLKGMKIRVMQSDIFVDMMSALGANATPLAYGEVYSSIQTGVIDGAENNWPSYESSGHFEVAPNYTLDQHLIVPEVLVMSKISWEKLSPEDQALVKQAAKDSTPKMRELWAAREKVSEEKVRAAGVNVVTEIDKKPFMDAMDSVYEKHVTSDKLKDLVKRIRATD; encoded by the coding sequence ATGATCGCAACAGCATCTGCCTGTGAAATTACCCTCAAGTCTTCTGATACCCATCCTGATGGATATCCGACTGTTGAAGCTGTAAAATACATGGGCGAATTGCTCAAAGAGCGTTCTGACGGCCGCATCTGCGTTGAAGTTTTCCATTCTGCTCAGCTGGGGGAGGAAAAAGATTCAATTGAGCAGACCAAATTCGGTGTGATTGACCTGAACCGCGTGTCGACCGGTCCTTTCAACAACATCGTTGAGGAAACCAAAGTGGTTTCCCTGCCTTATATCTTCAAGAGCGTTGATCACATGCATCGCGTTGTTGATGGTCCGATCGGTGAAGACATTCTCAAGGGCTTCGAACCGGAAGGCTTTATCGGTCTGACCTATTATGATGGTGGCGCACGCAGTTTCTATAACAGTGTCAAGCCGATCAAGAGTATTGATGATCTGAAGGGCATGAAGATCCGCGTTATGCAGTCTGACATCTTTGTTGACATGATGTCTGCTCTTGGCGCAAACGCAACGCCTCTGGCTTATGGCGAAGTCTATTCTTCCATCCAGACCGGTGTGATTGATGGCGCTGAAAATAACTGGCCATCCTACGAATCTTCAGGCCATTTCGAGGTGGCTCCGAACTATACCCTCGATCAACATTTGATCGTGCCGGAAGTTCTGGTGATGTCCAAGATCTCTTGGGAAAAACTGAGCCCTGAAGATCAGGCTCTGGTGAAACAGGCCGCTAAAGATTCTACGCCGAAAATGCGTGAACTCTGGGCTGCTCGTGAAAAGGTTTCCGAAGAAAAAGTCCGTGCAGCTGGTGTGAATGTCGTGACCGAAATCGACAAGAAGCCATTCATGGATGCCATGGATTCTGTTTACGAAAAACATGTCACCTCTGACAAACTCAAAGACCTCGTAAAACGCATTCGCGCAACCGACTAA
- the uxaC gene encoding glucuronate isomerase: protein MLDPDRLFPIEDKARSIARSLYEGVRSLPIISPHGHTDPSWFAKNERFPNPAQLFITPDHYVFRMLCSQGVKLEDVGVPRIDGGWTETDGRKIWRIFAKHSYLFRATPSRMWLGHAFEDVFGWTEWLNEDNADRAYDHIAECLEKPEFLPRALYERFNIEALATTESPLDDLKWHRAIKESGWKGRVVTAYRPDPVVDPHYKGFIENIEKFGAIAGVDATSWEGYLEAHRIRRAYFKDFGATSSDHGHLTARTENLPQEEAAALFQKALKGECSAEEADAFRGHMLTEMARMSLEDGLVLQIHPGSNRNHSNPVFETFGLDKGFDIPTRTDYVQALKPLLDAVGMERDLKIILFTLDETSYARELAPLAGVYPALRLGPAWWFHDSPEGMRRFREMTTETAGFYNTVGFNDDTRAFCSIPARHDVARRVDCAFLATLVATGRLGEDEATEVAADLTYRLVRQAYQL, encoded by the coding sequence ATGTTGGATCCAGATAGACTCTTTCCCATTGAAGATAAAGCCCGTTCGATTGCCCGCTCTCTCTATGAGGGAGTGCGGTCCCTGCCGATTATTAGCCCGCATGGGCATACGGATCCGAGCTGGTTTGCCAAGAATGAACGTTTTCCAAACCCAGCCCAATTGTTCATCACCCCTGATCATTATGTGTTCAGGATGCTTTGTTCGCAGGGTGTGAAGCTTGAGGATGTCGGGGTGCCGCGCATCGATGGCGGCTGGACCGAAACCGATGGGCGCAAGATCTGGCGGATTTTTGCCAAGCATTCATACCTCTTCCGTGCAACGCCATCGCGCATGTGGCTTGGCCATGCCTTCGAGGATGTGTTCGGGTGGACCGAATGGCTTAATGAAGACAATGCCGATCGCGCTTATGATCATATTGCCGAATGCCTTGAAAAACCGGAGTTTCTGCCTCGCGCCCTGTATGAGCGCTTCAATATCGAGGCTCTTGCAACGACGGAATCGCCGCTGGATGACCTGAAATGGCATCGCGCGATCAAGGAAAGCGGCTGGAAGGGCCGCGTTGTAACCGCTTATCGTCCGGATCCTGTCGTGGATCCGCATTATAAGGGCTTTATAGAGAATATCGAGAAATTCGGCGCCATCGCCGGTGTCGATGCGACGAGCTGGGAGGGCTATCTTGAAGCCCACCGCATCCGTCGCGCCTATTTCAAAGACTTCGGGGCGACGTCATCTGACCATGGTCACTTGACTGCCCGCACGGAAAATCTGCCGCAAGAGGAAGCGGCAGCCCTTTTCCAGAAGGCTTTGAAGGGAGAGTGCTCAGCCGAGGAAGCTGATGCTTTCCGTGGTCACATGCTGACCGAAATGGCTCGCATGAGCCTGGAAGACGGCTTGGTGTTGCAGATACATCCAGGAAGTAACCGCAACCATTCCAATCCTGTTTTCGAAACGTTTGGTCTGGATAAGGGATTCGATATTCCGACCCGGACCGATTATGTGCAGGCGCTCAAGCCTTTGCTTGATGCTGTCGGCATGGAGAGAGATCTCAAGATCATTCTCTTCACGCTTGATGAAACGAGCTATGCACGTGAATTGGCGCCTCTTGCTGGCGTCTACCCGGCTCTTCGCCTCGGGCCTGCATGGTGGTTCCATGACAGCCCCGAAGGGATGCGCCGGTTTAGGGAGATGACGACAGAAACGGCCGGTTTCTACAACACCGTCGGTTTCAATGATGACACAAGAGCATTCTGCTCAATCCCGGCACGGCACGATGTGGCGCGTCGGGTGGACTGTGCATTCCTCGCCACACTGGTTGCAACTGGGCGGCTTGGTGAGGACGAGGCTACTGAGGTCGCTGCTGACCTTACCTATCGGCTTGTGAGGCAAGCCTATCAGCTCTGA
- a CDS encoding GntR family transcriptional regulator, whose translation MTKTNINSVLSPLNRLSVADSVFDELHRQILTLELQPGAKISEADVAKALGVSRQPVRDAFYRLSKLGFLSMRPQVATTVSLISKKSVQQARFIRCALETKTVATACQKLTEEDLEALRDLIEQQRKTVVARDAELFHALDDQFHKEICDRCGVDFAWQLIKDNKAHMDRVRFLSLTFAIDTAFAAHKRILTAIESNDPAAASEEVNKHLGEILLIMPRIREEHPDYFATDEE comes from the coding sequence ATGACAAAAACAAATATCAACTCAGTCCTGTCCCCCTTGAATCGATTGTCGGTCGCCGATTCAGTTTTCGACGAACTGCATAGGCAGATTTTGACTCTTGAACTCCAGCCAGGAGCTAAAATTTCCGAAGCGGATGTGGCAAAGGCCCTTGGCGTTTCTCGCCAACCAGTGCGCGACGCCTTCTATCGTTTATCCAAACTCGGCTTTCTATCCATGCGCCCGCAAGTCGCAACGACAGTCTCGCTGATTTCAAAAAAATCGGTCCAGCAAGCCCGCTTCATTCGCTGTGCCCTGGAGACCAAAACAGTCGCCACAGCGTGCCAAAAGCTCACTGAAGAAGATCTGGAAGCATTGCGTGATCTTATTGAACAACAAAGGAAAACTGTTGTAGCCCGCGACGCAGAACTGTTTCATGCGCTCGATGATCAATTCCATAAAGAGATATGTGACCGATGCGGCGTAGACTTTGCCTGGCAGCTCATCAAGGATAACAAGGCCCATATGGACCGAGTGCGGTTTCTCTCGCTAACCTTCGCCATTGACACCGCTTTCGCCGCTCACAAGCGCATATTGACCGCTATTGAATCCAACGATCCCGCAGCAGCCTCCGAGGAAGTCAATAAACATCTGGGAGAAATCTTGCTCATCATGCCGCGCATTCGCGAAGAGCATCCGGATTATTTCGCTACAGATGAGGAATGA
- a CDS encoding 5-oxoprolinase subunit PxpA — protein sequence MAVVDLNSDMGESFGAYEIGDDASMLSIVSSANVACGFHGGDALVMHETLRLAKENGVGAGAHPGFNDLWGFGRRPIQGDRPEDIEKQMIYQIGAIQGMATALGIRVGHFKAHGALNNMAAVDYDLALATARAVKAVDPQLIYVALPGSAMEKAAESLGLCVAREIFADRAYEDDGMLVSRKKAGAMIEDADEAAKRMVDFVTSGEIESVSGKRIPVAIDTICVHGDSPKAVAMASKVRAALTAAGVDIKPMAETLKVR from the coding sequence ATGGCTGTTGTTGATCTGAACTCCGATATGGGAGAAAGCTTCGGGGCTTACGAAATTGGCGATGACGCATCAATGCTGTCCATCGTCAGTTCAGCGAATGTGGCTTGCGGGTTTCATGGGGGCGATGCGTTGGTGATGCACGAAACCCTGCGGCTGGCAAAGGAGAATGGTGTCGGCGCGGGGGCTCATCCGGGGTTCAATGATCTCTGGGGGTTCGGCCGTCGCCCGATACAGGGGGATCGCCCCGAGGATATCGAAAAGCAGATGATCTATCAGATCGGTGCCATTCAGGGTATGGCCACCGCGCTTGGTATTCGCGTTGGTCACTTCAAGGCGCATGGGGCCCTCAATAATATGGCTGCCGTGGATTATGATCTTGCTCTGGCAACGGCGCGGGCCGTGAAGGCTGTCGATCCGCAGTTGATCTATGTGGCGCTGCCGGGCAGCGCCATGGAAAAGGCTGCCGAAAGTCTCGGTCTCTGCGTGGCTCGCGAGATTTTTGCTGATCGGGCTTATGAAGATGACGGTATGTTGGTCTCCCGCAAGAAGGCCGGAGCAATGATCGAGGATGCCGATGAAGCTGCAAAACGCATGGTGGACTTTGTAACATCCGGAGAGATTGAAAGCGTGAGTGGCAAGCGCATTCCCGTTGCTATTGATACGATCTGCGTGCATGGCGACAGCCCCAAGGCGGTTGCGATGGCCAGTAAGGTACGTGCGGCTTTGACGGCTGCCGGTGTCGACATCAAGCCTATGGCCGAGACGCTAAAGGTGCGCTGA